In Suttonella indologenes, one genomic interval encodes:
- the rpoD gene encoding RNA polymerase sigma factor RpoD, translated as MSVFVRTQEDEDFQDEVKELIERGREQGFLTYEEINETLPEGAAEGDKFEEIVALLAEMGIDVVEAPPEEGDVVSGEDEEELANNVLLSDNEIGRTTDPVRMYMCEMGAVDLLTREGEIAIAKRIESGLSAVQQTLADFPPAIAALIEEFQKTESGEARLGDLVNGYGDPYAENNSDELAAEEGDADFDEDDESISRMDGDEEDEDGEGAAPAVNNGNNLEETREKLLELAEVFKKFQAALKKGQGLSAKKTQKMHEEIKLYMCAFSFPQRTFDLMEARLAEPVEAIREIERRLMHLVIDKAGMPRKDYVTEFPGHETDLQWVVEQSKHRRKYAERLKDMIADVQAEQEKFLEFEKQYGMTAMHIKDIYRQLSVGKEQAKKAKEEMVAANLRLVISIAKKYTNRGLQFLDLIQEGNIGLMKAVDKFEYRRGFKFSTYATWWIRQAITRSIADQARTIRIPVHMIETINKLNRISRNLVQKNGRDPTPEELAIAMDMPEEKIRKVLKIAKEPISMETPIGDDEDSHLGDFIEDGNVMSPLEAATTRGLSEATNEVLASLTPREERVLRMRFGIDMNTDHTLEEVGRQFDVTRERIRQIEAKALRKLRHPNRSELLKSFLND; from the coding sequence ATGAGTGTTTTTGTGCGTACACAAGAAGATGAAGATTTTCAAGATGAGGTGAAAGAACTCATCGAGCGCGGTCGCGAACAAGGATTTTTGACTTACGAAGAGATAAACGAAACCTTGCCGGAAGGCGCGGCAGAGGGCGATAAGTTTGAAGAAATCGTGGCGCTGTTGGCGGAAATGGGCATTGACGTCGTGGAAGCGCCGCCCGAAGAAGGCGATGTGGTCAGCGGCGAAGACGAAGAAGAGCTCGCCAATAATGTATTGCTCAGCGATAATGAAATTGGGCGCACGACAGACCCTGTGCGCATGTATATGTGCGAGATGGGCGCGGTCGATTTGCTGACGCGCGAAGGCGAGATTGCGATCGCCAAGCGAATTGAAAGCGGCTTAAGTGCGGTGCAGCAAACTTTGGCGGATTTCCCTCCCGCCATTGCCGCGCTCATTGAAGAATTCCAAAAAACAGAAAGCGGCGAAGCGCGTTTAGGCGATTTGGTCAACGGCTACGGTGATCCTTATGCGGAAAATAATAGCGATGAATTGGCGGCGGAAGAAGGCGATGCCGATTTTGATGAAGACGACGAAAGCATCAGCCGTATGGACGGCGATGAAGAAGACGAGGACGGCGAAGGCGCTGCGCCTGCGGTAAATAATGGCAATAATTTGGAAGAAACGCGCGAAAAATTATTGGAATTAGCCGAAGTCTTTAAAAAATTCCAAGCCGCATTGAAAAAAGGACAGGGCTTAAGCGCGAAGAAAACGCAGAAAATGCATGAAGAGATTAAACTCTATATGTGCGCTTTTTCTTTCCCGCAACGCACTTTTGATTTGATGGAAGCAAGATTGGCCGAGCCGGTCGAGGCGATTCGCGAAATCGAGCGGCGTTTGATGCACTTGGTGATTGATAAAGCGGGCATGCCGCGCAAGGATTATGTGACGGAATTTCCCGGCCATGAGACGGATTTGCAATGGGTGGTCGAGCAGAGCAAGCACCGCCGCAAATATGCGGAAAGGTTGAAGGATATGATTGCCGATGTGCAGGCGGAGCAGGAAAAATTCCTAGAATTTGAAAAGCAATACGGCATGACGGCAATGCATATCAAAGATATTTATCGCCAATTGTCTGTGGGCAAAGAGCAGGCGAAAAAAGCCAAAGAAGAAATGGTGGCGGCGAATTTGCGTCTGGTCATCTCAATTGCGAAAAAATACACCAATCGCGGCTTGCAATTCCTTGATTTGATTCAGGAAGGAAATATCGGTTTGATGAAAGCGGTGGATAAATTCGAATACCGCCGCGGCTTTAAATTTTCCACTTATGCCACATGGTGGATTCGCCAAGCGATTACGCGCTCGATTGCCGATCAGGCGCGCACAATTCGTATTCCTGTGCATATGATTGAAACCATTAATAAATTGAACCGTATTTCACGCAATTTGGTGCAGAAAAACGGTCGCGACCCAACACCTGAAGAATTGGCGATTGCTATGGATATGCCGGAAGAGAAAATCCGCAAGGTATTGAAAATTGCCAAAGAACCGATTTCTATGGAAACCCCGATCGGCGATGACGAAGATTCGCATTTAGGCGATTTTATCGAAGACGGCAATGTCATGTCGCCTTTGGAAGCGGCAACCACGCGCGGTTTGTCGGAAGCCACTAATGAAGTGTTGGCATCACTGACGCCGCGCGAAGAGCGGGTGCTGCGCATGCGTTTCGGCATCGATATGAATACCGACCATACTTTGGAAGAAGTGGGGCGGCAGTTTGATGTTACGCGCGAGCGTATCCGCCAGATTGAGGCGAAGGCTTTGCGGAAATTGCGCCATCCCAATCGCTCGGAATTACTGAAAAGTTTTTTGAATGATTAA
- the pgeF gene encoding peptidoglycan editing factor PgeF translates to MQETLWLPADWQAPSGIIAGTSLSNSPLCTQGFNLARHVQDQPERVERHRQKLARHSGLEAQRWLWLNQIHSNIVVSDENYQTDIDADAVISRSPDAVAVVMTADCLPILLCNAAGTEVAAIHAGWSGLYKDIIRNTIMQFHSPAQQCYAWIGPCATQARYEVDEAFYARFIEKNPDFVTYFRANREGHYLADLPAIARHQLSEQGIAAENISGGELCSIGDARFFSYRRDAGSAGRMASFIAPIKSPSKTGYDLIIQKTFQ, encoded by the coding sequence ATGCAAGAAACTTTATGGCTGCCTGCCGATTGGCAAGCGCCCTCAGGCATTATCGCCGGCACTAGCCTCAGCAATTCCCCGCTTTGCACACAAGGATTTAACCTTGCCCGCCACGTTCAAGATCAGCCCGAACGCGTGGAAAGACACCGCCAAAAGTTGGCTCGGCACAGCGGATTAGAGGCGCAGCGCTGGCTGTGGCTCAATCAAATCCACAGCAATATCGTCGTCAGCGATGAGAATTACCAAACAGACATTGATGCCGATGCCGTCATTAGCCGCAGTCCTGATGCCGTGGCAGTCGTGATGACCGCAGACTGCCTGCCCATATTGTTGTGCAATGCCGCAGGAACGGAAGTTGCCGCGATTCATGCCGGCTGGTCCGGACTGTATAAAGACATCATCCGCAATACCATCATGCAATTTCATAGTCCCGCACAGCAGTGTTACGCATGGATTGGTCCCTGCGCCACACAGGCGCGATATGAAGTCGATGAGGCTTTTTATGCACGTTTTATAGAGAAAAACCCCGATTTTGTCACTTATTTCCGCGCCAATCGAGAAGGACATTATCTTGCCGATTTACCCGCAATCGCCCGACATCAATTAAGCGAACAGGGTATTGCCGCCGAAAATATCAGCGGCGGCGAGTTATGCAGCATCGGCGATGCGCGCTTTTTCTCATACCGCCGCGATGCCGGCTCCGCCGGACGCATGGCAAGTTTTATCGCACCCATAAAAAGCCCGTCTAAAACGGGCTATGATTTAATCATTCAAAAAACTTTTCAGTAA
- a CDS encoding YbaN family protein, producing the protein MKTYSQKLLLKICGILALIAGIIGFALPVMPTTPFVILASWCFARSSPRFHQYLLNHKHFGEALQRWENHRQISRKAKWLSSSMMCLSIVSCSILLGVKFWWISAGVALICAAVIYYLWQLPEYQ; encoded by the coding sequence ATGAAAACATACAGCCAAAAACTGCTGCTGAAAATTTGCGGCATACTCGCCTTGATTGCGGGCATCATCGGCTTCGCCCTGCCCGTTATGCCGACCACGCCATTTGTGATTCTCGCCTCATGGTGTTTTGCGCGCAGTTCGCCGCGTTTTCATCAATACCTATTGAATCACAAACACTTCGGCGAAGCCCTACAGCGCTGGGAAAATCACCGCCAAATCAGCCGCAAGGCAAAATGGCTTTCCAGCAGCATGATGTGCCTATCCATCGTTTCCTGCTCAATTCTCTTAGGCGTGAAATTTTGGTGGATTAGCGCCGGCGTGGCATTGATTTGCGCGGCGGTCATCTATTATTTATGGCAACTACCTGAATACCAATGA
- the grxB gene encoding glutaredoxin 2: protein MKLYSYDHCPFCVRARMILGFHNIAFEHIILANDDEETPIRLIDKKMLPILVKADGSAMAESMDIVRFIDAQSEQALLKQAPRPQVQAWLENIGGYYNHLVMPRITRIGLAEFADDSAIAYFTRKKTEFIGDFAQNLDDSALYIEKASADLAALDQLLVSREGMNGNIDEEDFYIFPILRSLSVVKNLPFPERVQSYMQNISEKTAIPLFFDRAV from the coding sequence ATGAAACTTTACAGTTACGACCATTGCCCGTTTTGCGTGCGTGCGCGCATGATATTAGGCTTTCACAATATAGCTTTTGAACATATCATCTTAGCCAATGATGACGAAGAAACGCCGATTCGACTTATCGACAAAAAAATGCTACCCATCTTAGTCAAGGCAGACGGCAGCGCGATGGCGGAAAGCATGGACATTGTCCGCTTTATTGATGCGCAATCAGAACAAGCCCTATTAAAACAAGCTCCGCGCCCTCAAGTGCAGGCATGGCTGGAAAACATCGGCGGATACTACAATCATCTTGTGATGCCGCGCATCACGCGCATCGGCTTAGCGGAATTTGCCGACGACAGCGCCATCGCCTATTTTACGCGCAAGAAAACGGAATTCATCGGCGATTTTGCGCAAAATTTAGACGACAGCGCGCTATATATTGAGAAAGCCTCCGCCGATTTAGCAGCCCTCGATCAGCTGCTTGTCAGCCGCGAAGGCATGAACGGCAACATTGACGAAGAAGATTTCTACATCTTCCCTATTTTGCGCTCATTAAGCGTCGTCAAAAACCTTCCCTTCCCCGAGCGCGTACAAAGCTATATGCAAAACATCAGCGAAAAAACAGCTATTCCGCTCTTTTTTGACCGCGCCGTCTAA
- the argG gene encoding argininosuccinate synthase has protein sequence MSNATILQNLPAGQKVGIAFSGGLDTSAALLWMQKNGAQPYAYTANLAQPDEEDYEAIPRKALEYGAKLARLIDCRAQLVHEGIAAIQCNAFHVATGGLIYYNTTPLGRAVTGTMLVAAMKEDDVNIWGDGSTYKGNDIERFYRYGLLANPQLKIYKPWLDQRFIDELGGRAEMSEFLIANGFGYKMSKEKAYSTDSNLLGATHEAKDLEHLDSGIKIVEPIMGVAFWREDVAIAKEEVTIRFEEGVPTEINGKTFANHVELMLEANRIGGRHGLGMGDQIENRIIEAKSRGIYEAPGMALLHIAYERLVSGIHNEDTIEQYRINGLRLGRLLYQGRWFDPQALMLRETAQHWVAKAVSGEVTLELRRGNDYSILNTDSPNLTYAPERLSMEKVENAAFTPADRIGQLTMRNLDISDTREKLHVYRQVGLISTDKQTNVPKLGKD, from the coding sequence ATGTCAAATGCCACAATTTTACAAAATCTGCCCGCAGGACAAAAAGTCGGGATTGCTTTTTCCGGCGGTCTGGATACCTCGGCGGCATTATTATGGATGCAAAAAAACGGTGCGCAACCTTATGCTTATACGGCAAATTTGGCGCAGCCTGATGAAGAAGATTACGAGGCTATTCCGCGCAAAGCCTTAGAGTATGGCGCCAAATTGGCGCGTTTGATCGATTGCCGCGCGCAATTGGTGCATGAAGGGATTGCCGCTATTCAATGCAATGCCTTTCATGTGGCAACCGGCGGCTTGATTTATTACAACACCACGCCTTTGGGGCGCGCGGTAACCGGCACGATGCTTGTGGCAGCGATGAAAGAAGACGATGTGAATATTTGGGGCGACGGCAGCACTTACAAAGGCAACGATATTGAGCGTTTCTACCGCTACGGCTTATTGGCCAATCCGCAATTGAAAATTTATAAGCCTTGGCTAGACCAACGTTTTATCGATGAATTGGGCGGACGGGCGGAGATGTCCGAATTTTTGATTGCCAATGGCTTCGGTTACAAAATGAGCAAGGAAAAAGCCTATTCCACCGACTCGAATCTGCTCGGCGCGACGCATGAGGCGAAGGATTTGGAGCATTTGGACAGCGGCATTAAAATTGTCGAGCCGATTATGGGCGTGGCATTTTGGCGCGAGGATGTGGCGATAGCTAAAGAGGAAGTCACTATCCGTTTTGAAGAGGGCGTGCCGACGGAAATCAACGGAAAAACCTTTGCCAATCATGTGGAATTAATGCTGGAAGCCAACCGCATCGGCGGGCGGCACGGATTAGGCATGGGCGATCAAATCGAAAACCGTATCATCGAAGCCAAATCGCGCGGTATTTACGAAGCGCCGGGCATGGCATTGCTGCATATCGCTTATGAGCGTCTTGTTAGCGGCATTCATAATGAAGACACCATCGAGCAATACCGCATCAACGGTTTGCGTCTAGGTCGTTTGTTGTATCAAGGTCGCTGGTTTGATCCGCAAGCCTTGATGTTGCGCGAAACCGCTCAACATTGGGTGGCAAAAGCCGTCAGCGGGGAAGTCACTTTAGAACTGCGTCGCGGCAATGATTATTCTATTTTAAATACCGACTCGCCTAATCTGACCTATGCGCCGGAACGTCTTTCTATGGAAAAAGTGGAAAATGCCGCGTTTACACCGGCGGATCGTATCGGGCAATTGACGATGCGCAATTTAGATATTAGCGATACTCGCGAAAAATTGCATGTTTATCGTCAAGTCGGCTTGATTAGCACGGATAAGCAAACCAATGTGCCTAAATTAGGTAAAGACTGA